ATGCGCTCGGCGACGATGCGTCTGACTTCGGGGGTTTCATCGTTGGCCATTAAACCTAAGCTGACCTCGGGCAGACGCTCGGCGACGATTTTACGCACCTGCAGGTCTTCATCGCGGATGAACCGGAACAGGCGGCCCTGCGGCAGTCGCTTGGCGATGGTCAGCCGGACGATGTAGTCCGGATCGTTGGCCATTTTTTCCAGATCCGCGGGTGCGATGCGGTCGGCGACGGTCATTCTGACTTCGCGGTCCGGATCGTCGATTAGCGGGTGCAGTTGCGTGACGGGCAGGCGGTAGGCCACTGCGCGTCTGACGACTTCGTCCTCGTCATGGATGAGTTCTGTCAGTGATTTCTGCGGCGCATAACGCACGGCTATGGCGCGCCGCTCCCAGAATCTGTCGTGCAGATAATGCTCGGCGTAAGCCGGATTCACGCGGAAAAACCGGTCGATCTGCCGGCCGCTTTCGGCCAGCACGCAGGTATCGCCGGGCATGCAGCGGCCCATCAGCAGCGTCTTGCCGCGGAAGGGGCACAGGCTGCAGTCGGCGATGGGTAACGTGACAGGGCTTTCCAGGGCGGACATGGGCTAATCGGGAATGATTTCGGCGACGACGATGCCGGTCGCAACTTCAGGGTTGTTGGTCAGGCACAGGCAGTGCTCACGTCCGTCGACCAGGTACAGATTGAAATCGTCGTGTGTCAGCACCGGCTCGTTATTGGGAATGTCGTCGTCCATGCAGTAGGTGAAATGAATGCCGGGGTATGTTTGCCTGAGTGTGGCAAGTACGCTTTCATTGATTCCCAGTTGGGCGATTTTCCCGGCGATTTCCCGGGTTTGTTCCATCGTTATCATTCCGTAGCTCTCCTAATCGAATCGGATGCGGTCGGTACCGGGCATGGCGCGTGTCGCCAGCCCGATACGCAAAGCCAGATCCCGTGAAATCGCGTTCCGGCACATGGTCTTATGCCGTGAGCGGCAAAATGCAGTTGTCTATCGGGCAGACTTTGACGCATTGCGGTTTGTCAAAATCGCCTACGCATTCGGTGCAGGTTCGGGCGTCGATTTTAAAAACGACGGCGCCTTCGCTGATGGAAGTGGTCGGGCAGACCGGCTCGCAGTCGCCGCAGGAAATGCAGTCAGCTTCAACTATATACAAGGCCATGGTTAAACTCCTTAATCATCTATACGTTTCGCACGTAGGGTAATGGGGAAGGTGGGCGGCACGTCCATCGGCTCGAAGTAGTATTTCGAGCCGTCGCCGAGCACGACTTCGCCGCCCCATTTGTCGGGGCTGTCAAATTCGATCGATTCGGCCACTTCTTCCAGATCTTTTTTGGGTACATAGAAGACCAGTTTGCCTTCTCCGTTTTTTTTCAACATGACGCTGGGCATCGGGTTCTCCTTAAGGTGTCGCTGGCGCGACGGTTGTTTTAATCGGGTTCTCGCACCCGAGGGCGAGTTCCTTTTCTTTGCGCGGCCAAAGAAAAGGAACCAAAAGAAAGGCCGCCCGGTTGCCGCTTATCTCCTGCGCTCCTCGCTTTTAACAGGGGTTGCCAAAAGGGACTCCTGTCCCTTTGGCAACGCGCGGCTTCCCTGCCGCGCCCCTACGGGCCTGATCTGTTAAAAGCTCCGGTGCTCGGCGCGGCAAACGGGAAAGGGTGTCCGCCGCGGCATGTGTAGGCTGGGTTGGAGCTTTAGCGGAAACCCAGCATTTCGGAGCCGCCCATGCCGGGTTTGTCAAACCAGCCTACCGCTTTCAATCGTAGGGTACGCATTTATGCCCTTTAGGGTGCCGCGTACCGTTTCCAAAGTCTGTCGACTCCGAGAAAGGTACGCAATGCATACCCTGCCTGTTAACGGATCAAATCGTAGTTGTAATCCGTGGTTCCCATGCCTTTGGTTTCCTTATCCAACTGCTCCAGCACGGCATTCACCAGCGTGGTCAGCATGTAGATGGCGCCTTCGTAGCCGAGCGTCGTCATTCTGTGCAGGTGATGACGGTCGAAGATCGGGAAGCCGATGCGGATCAGCGGCACTTCGTACTCTTCACCTTTGTAGACGGTATCGCGCTGGATGAATTTGCCGTATGAGTTGCCGATCATGAAGTCCGGTTTGTTGGTGAACATCAAGGAGCGGAAATGCCACAAGTCCCTGCCGATATGCACCTGGGTGTTTACGCCGTAAGGCGAGTCGGCCAGCATTTTGTTCATGGCTTTCTGCCAGCGCTTGTTGGCATGATTGCACAGTACATCTGATGGTTCCGCGCCCACTTCGAGCAGGAATTTGGTCATGCCCATGACGAAATCGGCATCACCGTACAGGGCGAATTTCTTGCCGTGCAGCCAGGCATGCGAATCGGTCATCATGTCCACCAGACGGCCGCGTTCCAGTTCCAGTGAAGCAGGGATCGGTTTGCCGGTCAGTTCGGAGACTTTCATCAGGAACTG
This is a stretch of genomic DNA from Methylobacter sp. YRD-M1. It encodes these proteins:
- a CDS encoding 4Fe4S-binding leucine-rich repeat protein, whose product is MSALESPVTLPIADCSLCPFRGKTLLMGRCMPGDTCVLAESGRQIDRFFRVNPAYAEHYLHDRFWERRAIAVRYAPQKSLTELIHDEDEVVRRAVAYRLPVTQLHPLIDDPDREVRMTVADRIAPADLEKMANDPDYIVRLTIAKRLPQGRLFRFIRDEDLQVRKIVAERLPEVSLGLMANDETPEVRRIVAERMSPADAVILLDDPDWVVRYTVAQRVSPEALTSLLDDPEPDVREAAQKRLNHNSQAAHGNDKPEV
- a CDS encoding DUF6129 family protein, with product MITMEQTREIAGKIAQLGINESVLATLRQTYPGIHFTYCMDDDIPNNEPVLTHDDFNLYLVDGREHCLCLTNNPEVATGIVVAEIIPD
- a CDS encoding 4Fe-4S dicluster domain-containing protein is translated as MALYIVEADCISCGDCEPVCPTTSISEGAVVFKIDARTCTECVGDFDKPQCVKVCPIDNCILPLTA
- the nifT gene encoding putative nitrogen fixation protein NifT, which codes for MPSVMLKKNGEGKLVFYVPKKDLEEVAESIEFDSPDKWGGEVVLGDGSKYYFEPMDVPPTFPITLRAKRIDD